Genomic segment of Apium graveolens cultivar Ventura chromosome 7, ASM990537v1, whole genome shotgun sequence:
AACTTGATGTTTAAATTGCCACATTATATGCTCCAGACTAACACCAAGTGTCCTATTATGTATAATCAACTTATAATGTTATCGTCAGATTTTCATTGATAAAAGGCAAGGAAAAATTGTTCATGGACAATTTTTAACCTAATAGATAAAAACTAGAACTTGCTTCAGGGCATGGAATCCGAAAGTTAATGGAGTAACTTGCAAATACATTTTTAATGGCAACAAAGCTAATGCTAGAACTAGTTCGATAGACAAAGTTGGCCCAGAACAACAAATAATTTTTATAtcttaataaataaattacaatagATGGATTTGGATCTTTTAGTGTCTTTTGTTATATGTAACTAAAGCGCCGGACATGTTCTTCTGTTTATGTTTGAAATATTCGCGGCCCAATATGTTAGAAATGTAACAGGTTCTGTAATTAATAAGAGTTGAAAGAGTACGTGTTGGTTGATTAAGTGCACCTGTGACCCGTAAAGATTCGACACCTACAAAACTACACTTACAATGGATTGAACATCAAGGGCCCGGCGTTTATACCAGGAGTATTCTACTTTTCAAAATTGTCACGGTCAGAAGAACGAACATGTTAAGGTACCTTCAAAATCAACACACTTTTATGTCGTTTGTGTTTTCATCTGAGTTGAAGCAGTCATTCACAAACTACGTCTACTGTTTTGAGTACAAGTCATGCATGAACTACCAGTACAGCTTGTCCCGGTAAAATTGTAATCATTTAAGGAAGCTGGTCCCTAGCAAGCGGGCGAACCATCTGTCCGCTATATTTTGCAGCAGAAAATATAGCGGACAGATGGTTAACAACAATCGCATGTCACAGACCCGTCCCCATCATTTAATATGGGTAGAAAAGATTGTGATGTGCATGGTTGGATGCAAACCTCGTAATGTCTGGTGTGATTTTTCAAAGTTGGTTAGTTTGTGAGGCAGAAGAAGTCTTTGCAAGTAACTGCAGAAAATAAATGGTAACTGAAACCTATTACTTGTTCTTAGACAATACAGTTGGGGGAATTGTCAGCCAAATGTTATCAATGACCCCATCATGTGAGGGTTCCAACACAGAACATGAGCCCTCAATTTACGCCTGTTATAGAACTCAGAAGTCATAACAAGATATACAAGATTATATATCGAAATTAAAGCCGGTGATAAAAGAGATTAAATTAAAATTAGATGTAGAATACAGTATACATGCATCTGAAACTATATACCAGTGTTCAAGATttcaaaataaatttgaaaattaaCTGTATTTGTTGTGATGTGATTTAATTCGTTGAGACAAAATATGTCTAATTTTAAAATTTGCAATAAAAACTAGGATTCAGTCTCAGTACTAGTATAAAGCAAGGTTGTAAAACTCGGAAATCGGATCTACTCGGTTACGTCTTCAAAATCCGAGTACTCGTTTTTAGCATCCGAGGTACTCGGTGGAATACTCACTTAATCTGAATCGGTTCATCTCCGATTTCCGATTTCCGAGTACTCACCCGAGTATTCGTCTGAATTGACCAATTTTTAGAACACGGTTATAAAGTActattaaaattatgaaaatgTTATTTTCAGAGTTTCTCATAAACTCGCATTGATTTTTTCCCAAGTGTTGTTTATGTGCATTCCGCGGTAGTTTTATCTTTTCGTCATTTTCGTTCGGGAAATTAAAAAATAGCTCTAAAAAAACATTTTTCTATAATACACGTGTATAacagattttttttaaaagaacGGGGACCATCAGTACGAAACACAAAAATCAAATACAACGAACACgattttgtgtggtttaatatgCACGAAAAATTGTATAAAAGAGCCACCTGCGGTTATGAAAAAAGTAGAGCAGAACAGCACACCTAATTAGAGTCACGCCCTTCCTGCATAAACAAAGCTGCACTCGTGCATATATTGATTTACTTAATTTGCAGGACTTTTTACAAGCAAAATAACAAATTACTTATTTAGCAAAAAAGGAGAAGAAGGTATACATAACATCCCGGTGATCTTTACGAAAATCGAATCAGAGTTCATCTATGATCAGATGATCAGGAGCAAACGATTGTTACAGTATATTATGTATATCACGAAAATTTTTCAGTATACATAAAAATGAGCCGCATGCACGCCCGGATCTGGTAAGGGGCACCGactaaaaatcaaattttacatttttttataattaatttttttgaaaatatatgaaAGTGTTTCCATAAAATTCAAAATCATAAGATGTCTTCCCAAAATTTGCTCGGTGTCCCCctaaaaatataattttggatCCGTCCCTGGCCACATGTATGCATGCACATGGAAAACTCTATTGTGCATATTTCGCAAAAAAATTGCGATATGATAAACTGCTACAACCGATTGTTCTGGACCTCATATTAAATGTGTTCCTGGCTATTGAAAATATAAACTAGATTTGGACCTAAATTTTGAATTGGTCTCCACAAGCAACAAAGGCAGTAGTTGATACAGACAATTTCCAAGTCCACATATTCAATATCTGAATGCTATCCTTTCATTAGGCTTAAGATAGGAACTACAAAACAAAGAAACCATTTTGATTTCATTATATTTTTCTATCAGAAATGAACTAGAAAGACCGTACAAGTTACAAAGGCGTGGGGAAATCGAACATGTGCACTATTGTACATCGGTTATACATCGGTTATCGGTTCTAAGTGTGAGATAGGACCTCTTATATTATCCTCAGAGAAAGATCAGATGATCTGTTAGACATCAAGAACAATTCAGAAATAAATTATGGTACATCACATTTCTTCAAAAGGTaaaaaaaaaatctgatttttcAAAGACACATTAAAAGTACTAAATCAACTAAAATGGAATGGAACAATTGCACAAGCATCAAACTAACTAACAATTGTAATCACCATCTTAATTAACCAGCCTTTAAATGTACTTAACAGCTAAAAGAAAATGAGAAGCAAGAAAAAAGGTAAGGAATGGGTAAACAACATTAAAGATTTAAGAAGAGGTTAGCTGATAATAAGTCAACAAACCTTAACCAGTCACATGTAAACTAATTAAAAACACTTAAGTAATCTGTTGTCTCTTTCCCAGTTTTAGCTAAGCTAATACATAGAGCAAAAATGGAGAATTAAATATATTCTGGGGTTTCTGTTTTCTTGTAAAACCAGCTAAGGAGTTGTACTAGTTGTGCACTTCAATCATCTTCTAACCATATACATATCTATAAATATACCTACATCCTAACATGTATGTgtgttttctttctttttccaACTAATCCCATTTACTTCTTCCCCCCCCCCCCTTCTTCAATGCTAGCTACAACTTTAGCACTCAACCCTTCTTTCCTGCCAAATTAGGTGGGAATCAATATCTTTTGTATTTCTTAGATAGTAGTACTATTATAATGTAGGTACAATTTGAAGTGAAAGTTAGTAAATACGTACATTGGACCTGTTAATACAACATACTGAGAGTTTTGTCCACTGGCTACGACTGTATGTATATAGTTTGACATGTAAGTAAGAGTAAGACCGTGAACGTACATTTACAATTTTGGTATTAATAATTCTGAAAGCGGGTTCGGGAATCTTGTACACTCGTAAGACCGTGTACATTTACGAGTAATCTTAGTATTAAAAATTCCGGAAGTGGTTAGTGAGTATGTAGATTGGACTTTGTTAATACCGGAGTCCGTTGACTACGACTATACGTATTACGTATATAATTTGAGAAGTAAAATAAGGGTAAGACCGTATACATGCATTTGTAATTTTGGTATTAATAATTCTGAAAGTGGGTTCGGGAATCTTGTACACTAGTAAGACCGTGTACATACACGTgtaattttagtcataaaaattCTGGAAGTGGTTAGTGAATACGTAGATTGGACTTTGTTAATACGGGAGTTTTGTTCGTTGACTACGACTATACATATATAATTTGAGAAGTAAAATATGGGTAAGACCGTGTATGTACATGTGTAATTTTGGTATTAATAATTGTGAAAGTGGTTACGGGCTTGTACACTAGCGAGACCGTGTACATACACATGTAATTTTAGTATTAAAAATTCTGGAAGTGGTTAGTGAATACGTAGATTGGATACGTAGATTGGACTATGTTATTACGGGAGTTTTGTCCGTTGACTACAACTATACATATATAATTTGAAAAGTAAAATAAGGGTAAGACCGTGTGCGTACATGTGTAATTTTGGTATTAATAATTCTGGAAGTAGTTGCGGGAATCTTGTATACTGGTGCGACTACGAGCGAGGAAATTACGGGAAGGAGGTGTAAGAAAGCTAATGTTCATACATGCAATGTAGAATAATTCTAGTAATAATAATTATGGAAGTGGTTGTTTACAGTAATTAGTTAGATAGCAAGCTAGCTCTCTTTCAACAACCTGTGTTGGCATTAAATATAGTCTCTCTTAAAGCTCTTCATTAGGAAACACTGATCAGAAAAATATATACCAAGCTTCGTTGCTTGTTTTTCAACATATAGTCGGCCCACCCCCTTATTAATTAATAGCCTCCATTTCTACTACTCCCCTCTTTATATACTCACTCTTTCATCCTCTCTTTCACTCATTGCATCTCACATTGCTATACATTGTTCTGTTCTTGGAAAAACAGAACACTGGTAACATTGTTTTGTTGCAGGGCTgcttttttttgaattttttttgagtTTTTTTTTGAGTTTTACGGGGATTGTTGGATCGATGGATGCATCAACGGTTATGATGGTGTTGGCGATGATCGCGGCCTATTTGATGTGGTTTAGGACAATGGTGAGGCCTTTGAAGGGTCCACGAGTCTGGCCATTAGTGGGGAGTCTGCCAGGTTTGATCGAGAATTCGAATAAGATGCATGATTGGATAGCTGAGAATTTACGCGCGTGTGGTGGCACGTACCAGACCTGCATAGCAGCAGTGCCATTTTTGGCGCAGAAGCAGGGGCTGGTGACTGTCACGTGTGATCCGAAGAATCTTGAGCATATATTGAAGCTGAGGTTCGATAATTACCCGAAGGGTCCGACTTGGCAAGGTGTTTTTCATGATTTGCTTGGAGAGGGGATCTTTAATTCTGACGGTGACACGTGGAAATTCCAGCGTAAGACTGCTGCCCTGGAATTTACCACCAGGACATTGCGCCAAGCTATGGCTCGGTGGGTTAGTCGCGCTATTAAGCTCAGGTTTTGTCCGATTCTTAAGACAGCTCAGCTCGAGGGTAAGCCTGTTGATCTCCAGGACCTCTTGCTTCGGCTTACTTTTGATAATATATGTGGTTTAGCATTTGGTAAGGATCCAGAAACTCTTTCTCCTGGCTTACCTGAGAATCATTTTGCATCGTCTTTTGATCGGGCCACGGAAGCCACGTTGCAGCGCTTTATATTGCCTGAGATGATCTGGAAGCTGAGAAGATGGTTCCGCCTTGGAATGGAAGTTAGTTTGAGCGAGAGCATAGGACACGTGGACAAGTACTTGACAAATGTCATCAATACACGTAAGCTCGAACTGATTAGTCAGCAAAATGGAGGTGGCGGAGTTCCACATGATGATCTGCTATCTCGTTTCATGAAGAAAAAGGAGTCCTATACTGACCAATTCCTTCAACACGTGGCGCTCAACTTCATCTTAGCTGGACGTGACACATCATCCGTGGCGCTGAGTTGGTTTTTCTGGCTGGTGACAAAAAATCCAAGGGTGGAAGAAAAGATTTTGATGGAAATATGTTCAGTTCTAATGGATTCACGTGGCAGAGATATATCTAAGTGGCTTGACGAGCCGCTGATTTTTGAAGAAGTTGACAGATTGATATACCTTAAGGCAGCATTGTCCGAGACTCTTAGGCTATATCCATCTGTCCCGGAGGACTCAAAGCATGTTATCGCAGATGACATATTGCCTGATGGCACCGTTGTTTTGGCAGGATCATCGATCACATACTCAATCTACTCGTCTGGTCGGATGAAGTTCATATGGGGCGAGGATTGTCTGGAATTTCGACCAGAAAGATGGTTAACTGATGATGGAACCAAATTTGAAACCAAAGATCAGTTTAAATTTGTCTCTTTTAATGCAGGTCCGAGGATATGTCTGGGTAAGGATTTGGCATATCTACAAATGAAGTCTATAGCTGCAGCACTTCTGTTGCGCCACCGTCTGACAGTGGCAGCTGGCCACCGAGTCGAGCAGAAGATGTCATTGACATTGTTCATGAAATATGGGCTCAAGGTTGATGTGCACCCTAGGGACTTAACTCCTGTAGTGGCGAAAATCGGAGAAAATTATGCATGCATGGGCAACACACATGATGAGGAGCTGGAATATGTCAAACTTGTTGCTGAGGTTGCTTAGGATGTCTGCTTGAAACTGTCCTGTTTTATAAATATTTACAAATTACAATACTTCTCTATATTATGTAATTGCATAAATGTGTATCATATGTACAGTGACTCTGGCTTTGTTGATGATCTTTCTTGTCAGACCAATGCATGAGTTCCATTTAATCATGGACAAGGAACAATGGCTGTCAGAAATAATCATCACTGGCTACTGTCATGTTTGAATATTTCTACAACATACAACTTCAATGTAATCTTTTACATGCTTATTTGTCATTTACAAAGATTGTTTTTCAGCCCACTGGGTAGATTTTTCTGTAAAAAGGAAGGGCCTACAAGAGTGATTTAGCAATTGAATTTTATGCCTTTTTCGATAATGTGAAAAAAGATATATGTAATGCTCTTTAATCGATGAAATTGTGTTTGTCTCTAATAGTTGAAACTTCCCCGTGTAACATAATAATTTTACGTAATTAGAAGATAATAAGGGTAAAACTGCATACATCGTATTTTTCACATACCTGCTAATTCCGGACTGCGAGAATTAGGCATGACTATTTCTACAAAGAGAAAATGCCTTCAGAGCAAGAGTGCCTGCGTGTAAGCGAAGTGTTATACTGTAAAACTGATCAACTTTTAGCAAATATTGTTACAGGTTTACAGCTACAAATTGCACTGATATACAGTTATTAGCATTATATTTCGAAACTGATATTACATTGAACTAGTAAAGCAAAGCTTCTATATTGATATCATTGTCATAATCTGGACACCTGTTCTAATCTTCTGGCATCCCCAGCACCATTAGAACAACAGACTCGTGTGTGTGCGCGCGCGCGTGTGTGATTAGAGAGATTACAGTCTGTATACATAACTGCATAATGAATGAAGTAACAAGAACCAAATTGTACACACTATTTATGGTCTCTTCACCAAACATTCGGCTACTTAATGTTTATCATTAT
This window contains:
- the LOC141671320 gene encoding cytochrome P450 86A22-like — encoded protein: MDASTVMMVLAMIAAYLMWFRTMVRPLKGPRVWPLVGSLPGLIENSNKMHDWIAENLRACGGTYQTCIAAVPFLAQKQGLVTVTCDPKNLEHILKLRFDNYPKGPTWQGVFHDLLGEGIFNSDGDTWKFQRKTAALEFTTRTLRQAMARWVSRAIKLRFCPILKTAQLEGKPVDLQDLLLRLTFDNICGLAFGKDPETLSPGLPENHFASSFDRATEATLQRFILPEMIWKLRRWFRLGMEVSLSESIGHVDKYLTNVINTRKLELISQQNGGGGVPHDDLLSRFMKKKESYTDQFLQHVALNFILAGRDTSSVALSWFFWLVTKNPRVEEKILMEICSVLMDSRGRDISKWLDEPLIFEEVDRLIYLKAALSETLRLYPSVPEDSKHVIADDILPDGTVVLAGSSITYSIYSSGRMKFIWGEDCLEFRPERWLTDDGTKFETKDQFKFVSFNAGPRICLGKDLAYLQMKSIAAALLLRHRLTVAAGHRVEQKMSLTLFMKYGLKVDVHPRDLTPVVAKIGENYACMGNTHDEELEYVKLVAEVA